The Ipomoea triloba cultivar NCNSP0323 chromosome 14, ASM357664v1 region CAGACAGTTACAAAATCTAAATTTCAGATCTATAAACATCTGATTGAAAAGATAATGAGGTCAAAACGGACATGAAGTTAGCAAATGCTCATCTTCACTGAGATTGGAGAATACAACAAGTTGGGCACATGAGTGAGCGTGTAATTACAAAGAGAAGAACAGAATGAATGGGTGGATCCAATGGGATGGACCCaactataaaataaaaccaaattTGCGAATATTTACCTTATAGTAATCCTTGAATGCAGAATACAAAATGCTATGGTTGTGAGGACCAGAGGAAAATTTTGTCCATAAAACTATGGGAGAGAAAAATCTTAATGACTCACTGGTAAGTTTTCCTCCCCAGGGTAAAAGCTGCACAAAATCCCCACAAAATCATCAGGGAATGATTTGAAATGGGGTCTAGGAAATGAGAACTCTGTACAGAAATTGAGATGAAGGAGTGATAGTCTTTGTCACCTGAGAATACTTAAGGCCAAGAGGAATAAGGTGCTTGTAATACTTCTCCTTGTAATCTATTTGATTGATGACATCATGCAAAGGGTTAAGATCACTGCATATGGTTGAAGAAGGTTTAAGTGTACATTTTTGTGAATCAATAGCACTATTGACACAAAAGACTAACAGGTAACAGCAATAGCTGATGTACAGTGATATGCCAATTGATTTCAATATTTtcagattttttaatttttaacaattacaattttaaattttatattaaaatacatgtgacttaatttattcaaataaaataaattaacatttgcaatacataaataaaattttattaatgttaaaattttttttaataaactaataagtaatatgcattttaatacaaaatataaaaatgtcaatttttaaaatattatagagcagaataaattaaaatattaaaaatttactcattattattaatttttgatattaatataaattaaaaaaattttacatatcAATTTATTCTAAAATTTATGAAACTAATAGAAATAAAGTGTTTTACAAGTTCCATTTTATAATGGTATTTAATCATACTTTGCAGTAAAATGACATGATGAATatggaattatttattttggacaatgtaatatattggtggtaaaaatatttaattttaaatatttataaattaatatatgagTTGGCATGTAAATATTATGATGTGGCAGAGATGATGTCAGCGCCATGTAAACTAAGTTAACAATCATATTAACACTGTCAACTATTGTCCTTAATTGTACcactttttaaaatacatggattaaattgaacaaaattaaggtacaaggactaaattgaacaaacaCTATAGTAAAGGAACCTCATAGGTGTTTTGACCGCCACCAGATAGTAAATACAAAGCAACTTTGTAATGATAGAAGGATATAAACTTACAGTACGATTATGTTCATTTTGGCAGTTGTAAAAAAGTTCGCACAAAAGATAGGCAGATCATATTCGATTCTGGGGAAAACAGCAAAATCCAAGACCTGCAATGGTAATGCTCCTGAATCTTAACTTTGTGAGTAAAAAAGAATGCTCTATTGTCATTTAAATATCAGAAGAAAGACACAAGCATGAATGGGTAGGAATCACTCATTAAAGTTTAAcacattaattatattgatatTGCACctcaaaaacaaaaggaaaataaattagaCTGATTGAACTTTGTTGTCTTAGCAGGATTAATAAAATGTACTTATCCTCAACAACTTTTGGAGATTAAGTAACTCATGGTTAGATTTCTAAAGAGTAGGTAAGGTTCATATAAAAGGAATATCTTTTGCAATGTATTACAAGCACATGTTTGACATGCATTACATATAAGAAGCAAATGTTCAGATTATGCAGCACAAACATATTAGCCTAGTCATTGGCTATGAAGTTCAATAATTCtatcattttcttcttattcAGAATTTTCCCAGGAATCAGCTTATCCTATTATGTTTCCAGTCACATTACCAGCACCTCAGACTAGTCTAGATGAGGACATTTGCAGTCATAAATCAGGAATCAGCCAATCACATGAAACCTAATATGTGAAAACTCCAGTACTAGCAACTGAGGCATCGAGAATTAAGGAAGTGCCATGGTATTCCAGAAACTCCTATATATCTCCACAAATTCTTCTGCAAGTCATGACTTTCTGTCTTTTAGCATTTCATCAAAGTGGCAGTGGTGTCATAGTTATcatcaattatataattgaatgtcAATGAAATTTTGATATTTGTAGGTTCAATCAATTTCACAAGCCTTAGTAGAAGTTAAATTGGTTGACAAACAAACTATTACTGAGCCTTTTTCCTTTCAACATGCATATAGCCATcaatatggacttgaatttCAGAAGCTTATAAAAAGTAATATCTATTGTTATATCAAGCTTGCTGTATGTTAAAACATGTAGACTGCATAAGTGTGCGCATACACAGAATCAACAtgtataaacaaaaattataacactCAACCTGCATTTCGTCACTCCCTTCAATATAGAGACTGCGGAGGAGCCGAATCTTTGGGGCTTCAAAAGAAAGCATTTCAAAGTTTGCTTTTTCACCCATATCCATGTCTGAACTGAATTTCTCCTGTTTGGAGAGTAAAGGTCCTTGGTTAATCACCCAAGATAATACAAAGTGGAAAACCAATTGTATACCAACATCCATACCAAATCGGATGAAATAAGATCCAAGAAAAACTGGATTGACAGAATGAATAAAATCCCAAAGAAATCATGACATTCGTTTTTACAATAAATGATTAGCGAGGTAACCAAGAAACTTGTCCAGCAACCACAGCATGTGCAGATCAATATCACTTTAGAAACTGCATGCAAAGTGGTTCATTCACATTCCAGCATACATATTGCCAAATTTGAACCAACAGTAATGGAATCAAATTAGATGATccaaaaaatttctttttcttttttttttttNNNNNNNNNNNNNNNNNNNNNNNNNNNNNNNNNNNNNNNNNNNNNNNNNNNNNNNNNNNNNNNNNNNNNNNNNNNNNNNNNNNNNNNNNNNNNNNNNNNNNNNNNNNNNNNNNNNNNNNNNNNNNNNNNNNNNNNNNNNNNNNNNNNNNNNNNNNNNNNNNNNNNNNNNNNNNNNNNNNNNNNNNNNNNNNNNNNNNNNNNNNNNNNNNNNNNNNNNNNNNNNNNNNNNNNNNNNNNNNNNNNNNNNNNNNNNNNNNNNNNNNNNNNNNNNNNNNNNNNNNNNNNNNNNNNNNNNNNNNNNNNNNNNNNNNNNNNNNNNNNNNNNNNNNNNNNNNNNNNNNNNNNNNNNNNNNNNNNNNNNNNNNNNNNNNNNNNNNNNNNNNNNNNNNNNNNNNNNNNNNNNNNNNNNNNNNNNNNNNNNNNNNNNNNNNNNNNNNNNNNNNNNNNNNNNNNNNNNNNNNNNNNNNNNNNNNNNNNNNNNNNNNNNNNNNNNNNNNNNNNNNNNNNNNNNNNNNNNNNNNNNNNNNNNNNNNNNNNNNNNNNNNNNNNNNNNNNNNNNNNNNNNNNNNNNNNNNNNNNNNNNNNNNNNNNNNNNNNNNNNNNNNNNNNNNNNNNNNNNNNNNNNNNNNNNNNNNNNNNNNNNNNNNNNNNNNNNNNNNNNNNNNNNNNNNNNNNNNNNNNNNNNNNNNNNNNNNNNNNNNNNNNNNNNNNNNNNNNNNNNNNNNNNNNNNNNNNNNNNNNNNNNNNNNNNNNNNNNNNNNNNNNNNNNNNNNNNNNNNNNNNNNNNNNNNNNNNNNNNNNNNNNNNNNNNNNNNNNNNNNNNNNNNNNNNNNNNNNNNNNNNNNNNNNNNNNNNNNNNNNNNNNNNNNNNNNNNNNNNNNNNNNNNNNNNNNNNNNNNNNNNNNNNNNNNNNNNNNNNNNNNNNNNNNNNNNNNNNNNNNNNNNNNNNNNNNNNNNNNNNNNNNNNNNNNNNNNNNNNNNNNNNNNNNNNNNNNNNNNNNNNNNNNNNNNNNNNNNNNNNNNNNNNNNNNNNNNNNNNNNNNNNNNNNNNNNNNNNNNNNNNNNNNNNNNNNNNNNNNNNNNNNNNNNNNNNNNNNNNNNNNNNNNNNNNNNNNNNNNNNNNNNNNNNNNNNNNNNNNNNNNNNNNNNNNNNNNNNNNNNNNNNNNNNNNNNNNNNNNNNNNNNNNNNNNNNNNNNNNNNNNNNNNNNNNNNNNNNNNNNNNNNNNNNNNNNNNNNNNNNNNNNNNNNNNNNNNNNNNNNNNNNNNNNNNNNNNNNNNNNNNNNNNNNNNNNNNNNNNNNNNNNNNNNNNNNNNNNNNNNNNNNNNNNNNNNNNNNNNNNNNNNNNNNNNNNNNNNNNNNNNNNNNNNNNNNNNNNNNNNNNNNNNNNNNNNNNNNNNNNNNNNNNNNNNNNNNNNNNNNNNNNNNNNNNNNNNNNNNNNNNNNNNNNNNNNNNNNNNNNNNNNNNNNNNNNNNNNNNNNNNNNNNNNNNNNNNNNNNNNNNNNNNNNNNNNNNNNNNNNNNNNNNNNNNNNNNNNNNNNNNNNNNNNNNNNNNNNNNNNNNNNNNNNNNNNNNNNNNNNNNNNNNNNNNNNNNNNNNNNNNNNNNNNNNNNNNNNNNNNNNNNNNNNNNNNNNNNNNNNNNNNNNNNNNNNNNNNNNNNNNNNNNNNNNNNNNNNNNNNNNNNNNNNNNNNNNNNNNNNNNNNNNNNNNNNNNNNNNNNNNNNNNNNNNNNNNNNNNNNNNNNNNNNNNNNNNNNNNNNNNNNNNNNNNNNNNNNNNNNNNNNNNNNNNNNNNNNNNNNNNNNNNNNNNNNNNNNNNNNNNNNNNNNNNNNNNNNNNNNNNNNNNNNNNNNNNNNNNNNNNNNNNNNNNNNNNNNNNNNNNNNNNNNNNNNNNNNNNNNNNNNNNNNNNNNNNNNNNNNNNNNNNNNNNNNNNNNNNNNNNNNNNNNNNNNNNNNNNNNNNNNNNNNNNNNNNNNNNNNNNNNNNNNNNNNNNNNNNNNNNNNNNNNNNNNNNNNNNNNNNNNNNNNNNNNNNNNNNNNNNNNNNNNNNNNNNNNNNNNNNNNNNNNNNNNNNNNNNNNNNNNNNNNNNNNNNNNNNNNNNNNNNNNNNNNNNNNNNNNNNNNNNNNNNNNNNNNNNNNNNNNNNNNNNNNNNNNNNNNNNNNNNNNNNNNNNNNNNNNNNNNNNNNNNNNNNNNNNNNNNNNNNNNNNNNNNNNNNNNNNNNNNNNNNNNNNNNNNNNNNNNNNNNNNNNNNNNNNNNNNNNNNNNNNNNNNNNNNNNNNNNNNNNNNNNNNNNNNNNNNNNNNNNNNNNNNNNNNNNNNNNNNNNNNNNNNNNNNNNNNNNNNNNNNNNNNNNNATATttctcccccctcccccccccccaagAATTAATAATCAATATTCTCTCTATCTCATTTTTATCTATTATGTTAAATCAACCTTTTCTTTTTCGCTTATTTTcgttaatgattttttttaaaatttaattttgtgtgtttaatattaCTTTACTGTAGTttatacattataaaatttatatactaatactaatctaaatatttcaaaaaattaaattgtaaataacttgaatCAAGCATTGTTAATTAGATCAGACAAATAAATTATGACAGAGAGGGTAAtagtttataaataaaaatctttaaattatTGGTATAATATATTGGattttggtttaatttattttgtacttatcattttgttttatttacgAATTATGAAGTTAGAATATGAATAAAAGGAAAGGTGTGATTGATAATATGGTGGGGCAGATAATGGCAATGGGGATTGGAGAATGAGCTGTTTGGGTTGGGTGACAGGTAAGAATTAGTATATAACTACTTTAGTAGACcacaattaatcaaatatatatatatatttaagaattTTGTTTGATGGAAAGACAAGTCAAAAGTGTGATGTACATTAGTATATGATTGTGATGATTGTGCCTTGTTTTTTAATTCCTTTTCTTTGCTGGAATTTTTGGAAAACAGTAAAAACTGTAATCATAtcttttttttgcatttaatttaaataacatgtggcaattaaacaaataactttgacaaatttatttcattttttccttccattataataatatttttatttttaatttttaactttgaaaaatatgctatttttatttgtgtttttctccctcaaaaTGCAATCTACATCCTCCAACGGACTGATCAGTACTAGAAGGAGCCCAAGAAATTGTTTGACCACCTTGTCTATTTTNTGTGGcaattaaacaaataactttgacaaatttatttcattttttccttccattataataatatttttatttttaatttttaactttgaaaaatatgctatttttatttgtgtttttctccctcaaaaTGCAATCTACATCCTCCAACGGACTGATCAGTACTAGAAGGAGCCCAAGAAATTGTTTGACCACCTTGTCTATTTTAATTCATTGTGCTTATGTTTCTcacagtcgttataccgtggaccatgcaccatggtccatagtataatttgcgtgTCTCTCACATCATAGNCTAGAAGGAGCCCAAGAAATTGTTTGACCACCTTGTCTATTTTAATTCATTGTGCTTATGTTTCTcacagtcgttataccgtggaccatgcaccatggctgatactgcagttgtgttgaactaatactgcaattgtgttgaaaggaaactgtagttttgcagaacagaggccgtttcatccatctagaactgcagttgtgttgaattgatactgcagttgtgttgaacggatgaaacgacctctgttccgcgcaactgtagtcccctttcaacacaattgcagtatcaattcaacacaactgcagtatcagccatgaccatggtccatagtataatttgcgtgTCTCTCACATCATAGNcacaattaatcaaatatatatatatatttaagaattTTGTTTGATGGAAAGACAAGTCAAAAGTGTGATGTACATTAGTATATGATTGTGATGATTGTGCCTTGTTTTTTAATTCCTTTTCTTTGCTGGAATTTTTGGAAAACAGTAAAAACTGTAATCATAtcttttttttgcatttaatttaaataacatgtggcaattaaacaaataactttgacaaatttatttcattttttccttccattataataatatttttatttttaatttttaactttgaaaaatatgctatttttatttgtgtttttctccctcaaaaTGCAATCTACATCCTCCAACGGACTGATCAGTACTAGAAGGAGCCCAAGAAATTGTTTGACCACCTTGTCTATTTTAATTCATTGTGCTTATGTTTCTcacagtcgttataccgtggaccatgcaccatggctgatactgcagttgtgttgaactaatactgcaattgtgttgaaaggaaactgtagttttgcagaacagaggccgtttcatccatctagaactgcagttgtgttgaattgatactgcagttgtgttgaacggatgaaacgacctctgttccgcgcaactgtagtcccctttcaacacaattgcagtatcaattcaacacaactgcagtatcagccatgaccatggtccatagtataatttgcgtgTCTCTCACATCATAGGAATTGGGAGTCCTAGGAGACTAGCAATGCGATTATAAGACAACCTTATTTGGCGAATAACTCAAATACCGTACGATTAAGTTGTGATTTTTTCTAGTAATGTCtgatctaaaaattaattaagtcgTCGTCGGATAATTCAACTGTGTCACTACTTCACCATCCATCACATTAGTAACATATA contains the following coding sequences:
- the LOC116004293 gene encoding phytochromobilin:ferredoxin oxidoreductase, chloroplastic, with amino-acid sequence MDVGIQLVFHFVLSWVINQGPLLSKQEKFSSDMDMGEKANFEMLSFEAPKIRLLRSLYIEGSDEMQVLDFAVFPRIEYDLPIFCANFFTTAKMNIIVLDLNPLHDVINQIDYKEKYYKHLIPLGLKYSQLLPWGGKLTSESLRFFSPIVLWTKFSSGPHNHSILYSAFKDYYKAWLNLIDRAVEDTDASQIICNREAQHRYLTWRAEKDPGHGLLKRLIGETLAKELTMNFLFNGTGELGSKSFLDYFPEYKREDGSINEKRSMVGKSFENRPWDAEGNFIGDTTPQHNSSLTNLDH